Proteins encoded by one window of Streptomyces sp. ALI-76-A:
- a CDS encoding metalloregulator ArsR/SmtB family transcription factor, with product MPESHSASPAAHAHLRTPDSARLAEATGVFAMLSDATRLHLLWLLAQGESDVGSLAERCDASRTAVSQHLAKLRLAGLVDTRREGRHIHYRLRDGHLRRLVLEALSHADHRVSGKAPHD from the coding sequence ATGCCTGAAAGCCACTCCGCCTCACCTGCGGCCCATGCGCATCTGCGCACCCCGGACAGCGCGCGGCTGGCCGAGGCGACCGGAGTGTTCGCGATGCTCTCCGACGCCACCCGGCTGCATCTGCTGTGGCTGCTCGCGCAGGGCGAGTCGGACGTCGGATCGCTGGCCGAGCGGTGCGACGCGTCGCGCACGGCGGTCAGCCAGCACCTGGCCAAGCTGCGGCTCGCCGGGCTCGTCGACACCCGCCGCGAGGGCCGGCACATCCACTACCGCCTCCGCGACGGCCACCTGCGGCGCCTGGTCCTGGAGGCGCTCAGCCACGCGGACCACCGGGTGAGCGGCAAGGCTCCGCACGACTGA
- a CDS encoding ANTAR domain-containing protein — translation MTSAAHTPLAGRLRALVIESHVAADRAVLVPRGELVRGCADLLAGKLAELPSEVRLVEVDMTEVVFMDTAGLQFLETLDDHRRRHGLAVATVNWNGQPRRILELAGLDATDPLHTAPDRRPYPSESSAVALERAEQLRVLREEVEQLRQAIASRPVIDQARGILMATQGCTSDEAWAILRHASQLSNTKLRTVAAAVTASTGSDGSPPPEAVRTALRTAMAEHRR, via the coding sequence ATGACCTCAGCGGCACACACACCACTTGCGGGGCGACTCAGGGCACTGGTCATCGAAAGTCACGTGGCAGCGGACCGCGCGGTGCTGGTCCCGCGCGGAGAACTGGTCCGCGGCTGCGCGGACCTCCTGGCCGGGAAACTCGCCGAACTGCCGTCCGAGGTCCGCCTGGTGGAGGTGGACATGACCGAGGTGGTCTTCATGGACACCGCGGGGCTGCAGTTCCTGGAGACGCTCGACGACCACCGCCGCCGGCACGGCCTGGCGGTGGCGACCGTGAACTGGAACGGTCAGCCGCGCCGCATCCTGGAACTCGCCGGCCTGGACGCCACCGACCCCCTGCACACCGCCCCGGACCGGCGACCGTACCCGTCGGAGTCGTCGGCGGTGGCGCTGGAGCGCGCGGAGCAACTGCGCGTGCTCCGGGAGGAGGTGGAGCAGCTCCGCCAGGCGATCGCCTCCCGACCGGTGATCGACCAGGCCCGCGGCATCCTCATGGCCACCCAGGGCTGCACCTCCGACGAGGCGTGGGCGATCCTCCGGCATGCCTCCCAGCTCTCCAACACCAAGCTCCGCACGGTCGCCGCGGCGGTCACCGCCAGCACCGGGAGCGACGGTTCGCCGCCCCCGGAGGCGGTCCGCACGGCCCTGCGGACGGCGATGGCCGAGCACCGACGCTGA
- a CDS encoding DUF1775 domain-containing protein, translated as MFHTLSTHRAARRLALAATATTALVLVTAGPAATHTDVEADNAQALAENVEVSFHAESESDTAGITQLRVVLPEGIAPADVTYGEGPKGWKFTAGDDGYTVKGPALRTGVSAEYSIVVKQLPDARELAFKTLQTYADGRTDRWIELDENGENPAPVLELKPAAPGAKPVDPSPSEPASPAASPTPTPTPTAPETAASASPQAADAQKDDEGGLSAGVWAGLVAAVVVAAVAVVLVVRRRGSAQH; from the coding sequence GTGTTCCACACCCTCAGCACGCACCGCGCCGCGCGCCGGCTGGCCCTCGCCGCGACCGCGACCACCGCGCTCGTCCTCGTCACCGCCGGGCCGGCCGCCACCCACACGGATGTCGAGGCGGACAACGCCCAGGCCCTGGCCGAGAACGTCGAGGTCTCCTTCCACGCCGAGTCGGAGTCGGACACCGCCGGGATCACGCAGCTCCGTGTGGTCCTGCCCGAGGGCATCGCCCCCGCCGACGTGACCTACGGCGAGGGCCCCAAGGGCTGGAAGTTCACCGCGGGCGACGACGGTTACACCGTCAAGGGCCCGGCCCTGCGGACCGGGGTGAGCGCCGAGTACTCGATCGTCGTCAAGCAGCTCCCCGACGCGAGGGAACTGGCCTTCAAGACGCTCCAGACCTACGCCGACGGGCGTACCGACCGCTGGATCGAGCTGGACGAGAACGGCGAGAATCCCGCGCCCGTGCTCGAGCTGAAGCCCGCCGCGCCCGGCGCGAAGCCGGTCGACCCGTCCCCCAGTGAGCCGGCGAGCCCCGCCGCCTCCCCGACCCCGACCCCCACTCCGACCGCACCGGAGACGGCCGCCTCGGCCTCCCCGCAGGCGGCCGATGCCCAGAAGGACGACGAGGGCGGGCTGTCGGCGGGCGTGTGGGCCGGGCTGGTCGCGGCGGTCGTCGTCGCGGCCGTGGCCGTGGTCCTCGTCGTGCGCCGCAGGGGCAGCGCCCAGCACTGA
- a CDS encoding VOC family protein, which translates to MDTTWQLTIDCTNPERLVPFWAGALGYIPEPPPGGRSTWREYWADMGVPEEELEDMGDTPESIVDPKGKGPRMWFQHVPEPKTTKNRLHFDLKVGGGRGVPPAARRERVTATVERLTKAGATVVRITDEPDSEHCSALMRDPEGNEFCVV; encoded by the coding sequence ATGGATACGACGTGGCAGTTGACCATCGACTGTACGAACCCGGAGAGACTGGTGCCCTTCTGGGCCGGCGCACTGGGGTACATACCGGAACCTCCGCCGGGCGGCCGGTCCACATGGCGCGAGTACTGGGCGGACATGGGAGTGCCCGAGGAGGAACTGGAGGACATGGGGGACACCCCGGAGTCGATCGTCGACCCGAAGGGGAAGGGGCCGAGGATGTGGTTCCAGCACGTTCCCGAGCCCAAGACCACGAAGAACCGGCTGCACTTCGACCTCAAGGTCGGTGGAGGGCGCGGCGTCCCGCCGGCCGCCCGCAGGGAGCGGGTGACCGCCACGGTCGAACGCCTCACGAAGGCCGGCGCGACCGTCGTGAGGATCACGGACGAGCCGGACTCGGAGCACTGCTCCGCGCTCATGCGGGATCCCGAGGGCAACGAGTTCTGCGTCGTCTAG
- a CDS encoding MFS transporter, with product MLSVLRDRTYRHLFAAQVIALVGTGLATVALGLLAYDIAGARAGSVLGTALAIKMVAYVAIAPAVGAVADRIPRRALMVSADLVRAAVALLLPFVDQVWQVYVLVFLLQSASAAFTPTFQAVIPDVLPEERDYTRALSMSRLAYDLESLFSPALAAVLLSVITYNWLFTGTVVGFLASAALVVSAVLPRPVSAAGPPAGGARGRATAGARLFLAVPRLRALLALNLVVAAASAMVTVNSVVYVREVLGRSTGAVPVALGAYGAGSMAVALTLPRVLDRVPDRTVMLRGALLLAGVFAGLGAVTAGEGGSWRWPALLAVWAVFGAACSMVLTPTGRLIRRSVPAGSRTTAFAAQFSLSHGCWLLTYPLAGWLGARAGLQAAVLALGVIALAASLLAVRLWPPGPPATPTEPAPVEHEHTGLHAGHPHLTDAARVAGGWRHTHACAPDRLHPHAPTRA from the coding sequence ATGCTCTCCGTCCTGCGCGACCGCACCTACCGGCACCTCTTCGCCGCCCAGGTCATCGCCCTCGTCGGCACCGGACTGGCCACCGTGGCGCTCGGGCTGCTGGCCTACGACATCGCGGGCGCCCGGGCCGGTTCGGTGCTCGGCACCGCGCTCGCGATCAAGATGGTGGCGTACGTCGCGATCGCCCCGGCCGTCGGAGCGGTCGCCGACCGGATCCCGCGCAGGGCGCTCATGGTGTCGGCCGACCTCGTACGCGCGGCGGTCGCGCTGCTGTTGCCCTTCGTGGACCAGGTCTGGCAGGTCTACGTGCTGGTCTTCCTGCTCCAGTCCGCGTCGGCCGCGTTCACGCCGACCTTCCAGGCGGTCATCCCCGACGTGCTGCCCGAAGAGCGCGACTACACACGGGCGTTGTCCATGTCCCGGCTCGCGTACGACCTGGAGAGCCTGTTCTCCCCCGCGCTGGCGGCGGTCCTGCTGTCCGTGATCACCTACAACTGGCTGTTCACCGGCACCGTGGTGGGCTTCCTCGCGTCGGCGGCACTCGTGGTCTCCGCGGTCCTCCCCCGGCCCGTGTCCGCCGCCGGACCGCCCGCGGGCGGCGCCCGCGGCAGGGCCACGGCGGGCGCCCGCCTCTTCCTCGCCGTCCCGCGACTGCGTGCCCTGCTGGCTCTCAACCTCGTGGTCGCGGCCGCGAGCGCGATGGTGACCGTCAACTCCGTCGTCTACGTCCGCGAGGTGCTCGGGCGCTCGACGGGTGCCGTGCCGGTCGCCCTCGGCGCGTACGGGGCGGGCTCGATGGCCGTGGCCCTCACCCTGCCGCGCGTCCTGGACCGGGTCCCGGACCGGACGGTGATGCTGCGCGGCGCCCTGCTGCTCGCCGGCGTCTTCGCCGGACTCGGCGCCGTCACCGCCGGGGAGGGCGGAAGCTGGCGCTGGCCCGCGCTGCTGGCGGTGTGGGCCGTCTTCGGTGCCGCGTGCTCGATGGTGCTCACGCCGACCGGCCGGCTCATCCGGCGTTCGGTGCCGGCCGGGAGCCGTACGACGGCGTTCGCGGCGCAGTTCTCGCTCTCGCACGGTTGCTGGCTGCTGACGTATCCCCTGGCGGGGTGGCTGGGCGCGCGGGCCGGGCTGCAGGCGGCCGTGCTCGCGCTGGGCGTGATCGCGCTGGCCGCGTCCCTGCTGGCGGTGCGCCTGTGGCCGCCCGGTCCGCCCGCCACGCCCACGGAACCGGCGCCCGTCGAGCACGAGCACACCGGCCTCCACGCCGGCCATCCCCACCTCACCGATGCCGCACGGGTGGCCGGCGGCTGGCGGCACACCCACGCCTGCGCACCCGACCGGCTGCACCCCCACGCCCCGACACGCGCATGA
- a CDS encoding cellulase family glycosylhydrolase translates to MRKTPTRTRLTPRLRAAFVAVAIAAVSGATLTASPASAAAPKLDPTQFRGVNWADPRDNFADDPVVLSGLSLSDTYAQTYTKSSRIISAFRANLGANTVRLPINPYTVNGPAWKSYRAVIDAASDKGFKVILSYWEGTGPRKDGFIDDEAAYWPMWKTVVKAYQNDRRVYFEPMNEPHAYTDTEWADIAAKWLATYPSVPRDRVFVSGAGYNDHVTSVCADPRLKGTYLSLHHYGFWKEYATYDQWVADLKVRIGDCANRTVADEFGAHMTTGFDYNKPAPDNNFVNYMQAVTDTFRELKMGSVYWPGLRTGDTYSLQTLVGDPARPWLATTNQSGADRLAWGWGRGKPVQR, encoded by the coding sequence ATGCGCAAGACCCCCACCAGAACCCGCCTCACCCCGCGACTGCGGGCCGCCTTCGTGGCCGTCGCGATCGCCGCGGTCAGCGGCGCCACCCTCACCGCGAGCCCCGCCTCCGCCGCCGCGCCGAAGCTGGACCCGACCCAGTTCAGGGGCGTCAACTGGGCCGACCCGCGGGACAACTTCGCCGACGACCCCGTCGTTCTGTCGGGCCTGTCGCTCTCGGACACCTACGCCCAGACCTACACCAAGTCGAGCCGCATCATCTCGGCGTTCCGCGCGAACCTCGGCGCCAACACCGTACGGCTGCCCATCAACCCGTACACGGTCAACGGCCCGGCCTGGAAGTCCTACCGCGCGGTCATCGACGCCGCCTCGGACAAGGGCTTCAAGGTCATCCTGTCCTACTGGGAGGGCACGGGCCCCCGCAAGGACGGCTTCATCGACGACGAGGCCGCCTACTGGCCCATGTGGAAGACCGTCGTCAAGGCCTACCAGAACGACAGGCGCGTCTACTTCGAGCCGATGAACGAGCCGCACGCGTACACCGACACCGAGTGGGCCGACATCGCCGCGAAGTGGCTGGCGACCTACCCGTCGGTCCCGCGCGACCGGGTCTTCGTCAGCGGCGCCGGCTACAACGACCACGTCACCTCGGTCTGCGCCGACCCGCGCCTGAAGGGCACCTACCTGTCGCTGCACCACTACGGCTTCTGGAAGGAGTACGCCACCTACGACCAGTGGGTGGCCGACCTCAAGGTGCGCATCGGCGACTGCGCGAACCGGACCGTCGCGGACGAGTTCGGCGCCCACATGACCACCGGCTTCGACTACAACAAGCCGGCTCCCGACAACAACTTCGTCAACTACATGCAGGCCGTCACCGACACCTTCCGCGAGCTGAAGATGGGCTCCGTGTACTGGCCCGGCCTGCGCACCGGCGACACCTACTCGCTCCAGACGCTGGTCGGCGACCCCGCCCGCCCCTGGCTGGCCACCACCAACCAGTCCGGCGCCGACCGTCTCGCCTGGGGCTGGGGCCGCGGCAAGCCGGTCCAGCGCTGA